ATCACTCCTCCTGAACTGACGACTCCGACTCCAGCATGAACAACCACCGGCTAATCTCCAAAAATAATAACTGCACAAAGTCTGCATCGGCCTGTGCCAAAGCATCGAGAAGGCAACTCCGATTTTGAAGATGAGCCTCGGAAAGGGAGCAACAGGCCTGGCGCTGGAGATCACCGAACAGACAAAAccaccccgccgccaccatcagCCGCCGGGCTTCatccggcagcggcgagggaCAATAGGTAGAGGGAGGggtatggtggcggcggcgctaggtcTCGCCGAGCCGCCCCTCCTGGAGCGACACGTGCGCGAGATAGAGTATCTTGTTGCTGTCAAGGGAACAACTGTTTTTATCGAGAGAAATTGTTATTTGTAAAACAaccgtactccctccgtttcataattcttgtgaaatattacatgtatctagatgccttttagaaataaataaattcatttttggcaaatttgaaataagaattatgaaacagagggagtagtagcaAAACCGATTAAAAtgctcctccgtcccatattaaatgactcgcatttccaaatatggatgtatctgtaACAAAATCGTCTAGATTCATTCATGTAATATTGCgttacttaatatgggacggaggaagtatcaagCTATCActttattttgaaaagaaagtGAAAAGACGATAAAAGAAAACGCAACCTAGACGGTGACGGAGCAACAACAACCACCAAAACGGAAACATATGGGGACGCGGCATCTTCCCCATTATCGCTACCGACGAGCGACGAGCCCTGACAGTTAAACCCCATCGAATCCATCTTGACTCGTCGAACCCCCAACGCTTCCCGCCACTGTAGCCATggcgcctccggccgccgtggACCCGCGCAGCGGCTACTGCGCCGACACGGGGACATTCCACAGCCTCCGCGCGCCcgtcccgctgccgccgccggacctGCCGCTCTCCTTCCCGGCCTTcgccttctccctcctcccctcgcCGCTCCCCACCCGTCCGGCCCTCATCGACTCCGCCACCGGCGAGGCCGTCCCATTCCCCGCGTTCCTCGCTCGAGTCCGCGCGCTTGCCGCGCATCTCCgcgcctccctctccctcgcccgCGGCGACGTGGCCTTCGTCCTCGCGCCGCCCGGCGTCCACGTCCCCGTGCTCTGCCACGCGCTCATGGCCGTCGGCGCCGTAGTGTCCCCCGCCAATCCGGCCCTCACGGCGGGGGAGGTCGCCGGCCTCGTCGCGCTCTCCAAGCCGTCCGTGGCCTTCGCCGTCTCGAGCACCGTCGGCAAGCTCCCGCCCGAGCTCAGCACCAgcgccgtcctcctcgactCCCCGAGATTCCTCTCCTTCTTGCAACGCCCTGCAGGAGCCCACGCCACCGCTGTGATTCACCAGTCGGatccggcggcgatcctgtaCTCGTCCGGCACCACGGGGCGCGCCAAGGCGGTCGTGCTCACGCACCGCAACCTCATGCTCGCGCGcaccgtgcccgcgccgccgccggacgacGTGCCGATGCTGGCCGTGCCGATGTTCCACATCTACGGCTTCGTGTTCTGTCTCATAGCGGCGATGTCGGCACAGACGCTCGTGCTGCACACGGCGAGGAGGTTCAACGCCAGGGACGTGCTGGCCGCGGTGGGGAGGTTCCGGGTCACGCGCCTCGCcctcgcgccggcggcgctgaTGGCCGTTGTGAGGACGGCTGAGGAGGACCGGAGTGTGGTTGCCGCCGCGTCAACGCTGCAGACCGTgctctgcggcggcgcggccgtcCCCGCAGAGCTCATACGTCGCTTCCCGGAGAAATTCCCCCGCGCCGTTGTGGCACAGGTTGGAATTATCTTGATCTTAGAATTAGAAATCCTGTCGTAATTGATCGATGCTTCTGTCAttctttggaaaaaaaatcaaggtgTTCTTGGTTGCAGTAGCGATTACTTAATGGGTTAGATTTCCACTCGCGATACTGCAGGGATATGGGCTGACGGAGGCTACTGCTGGTTTTGTCCGTGCCATTGGGGCAGAAGAAGTTCGAAGAATTGGATCAGTGGGGCGTCTCAACTGGGGCACTGAAGCCAAGATTGTTGATCCGGAAACAGGGGATGCTCTGCCTCCGGGTCTGCCGGGTGAGCTTTGGGTCCGAGGACATTTTGTAATGAAAGGTGCGGCCATACAAATTTCTTATCCAAATGACTCCCATTGCTACTCATCCGGTTTTTGCTAGTAATCCATTTCCATCATATGTGCagtcaactactccctctcttccataattcttgtcgaaatcttacatgtatctagacactttttagaaatagatacatccatttttgggcaaatttgagacaagaattatggaacggagggagtactttgctGCAACTTTGTTTTGGTAACTGTTGTTCAAAAGAATTCATTGTGTACTCTGATATGTATGTGTGCATGGAATTCAGCTAGCGTAGTTATTGCTTGAGTGAATCCCATTTTTTACCCTCTACTTTGCCGTTTATGACAACAATTACCCCATTTAACAGAAATTCCTTCCATTTACCCCATTTAGTGAAAGTTGTGACAGattttaccccatttagtCAAAACTCGCACTGAGAAAATCGGCAAGGCTCGCAACGAGTTCCGAGGTGGCCAACACGGCCCTGCGGCGCTGACCATCTGCTTGGCGAGCAATATGACAGTGTCGTTCGAAGGGTTGCCAGTTGCCACTAACACTCCGATCGTCCGAGCACCTTGGCTTGACGGACGCAATGACCATGAAGCATGTGGCAGCAGCACGCCCATAGCCGCCTTGGCCAGGAGATGAGGAGCACATGGACCTGAGAAATCGGCGCTCGCTTAGTAGCTGACCGGTGCCATGCCTGTGCTGGCAATCCTGCAGCTCATCACGAGCCACATCGATTTTCTCAGTGCGGGAGTTTTACTAAGTTGGTCAAAATCTGGCACAAGTTTCATTAAACGGGGTAAAGTCCGGCATAAGTTTCACAAAATGGGGTAAGCGGAAGAAATTTATGTTAAATGCGGTAATTGTTGTCACAAATGTCAAAGTAGGGggtaaaaaaatggaatttctATTTCTTCCTTTTGATGAAAACATGACATGCCCGATTAGACTTGGCCTTGAACACTGTCTTCATGACTGTCGTTTGAGCTACATAAAGTTGCTGTCCAAGCTTTCTGTTTAATTACAGGAAAAAAGATGGATAAGCAGAAGGCAGCGTGCAATAACTTTTTACATGATAATGCCATGCTAATTGAGTAGTCTTGATGGGTGTTGCCATCTTCTTTTGCCACTTTTTTTGGCAATGATCTGTTTGCCCTGTTCCCTATACTACATGTCATCTTAGCTATTTCGTTGCTATCAGCTTTTTGTGCATATTCTACCATACTATTTAAAAAATTAGCACAGGTTACCATGGTGATAAGGAAGCCACCTCTGCGATTTTGGATTCTGAAGGATGGTTGAAAACCGGAGATGTTTGTAGGATTGACAGAGATGGTTTCCTCTTTGTCGTTGATCGGCTGAAAGAGTTAATCAAGTGCAAGGGCTACCAGGTACCCACTAACTACTGTTAAAATATTGCTAATAAGCCCCTTCAATATCTTCGATCATGGCCTTTGTTCAATGCAGGTTGCTCCCGCAGAACTAGAGGGCCTGCTTCAAGCACACAGTGATATTGATGAGGCTGCAGTTGTCGGGTAAGTGTAGACCAGAACAATGTAAGAAATCTGCTGCTCATCTTCTCTTCATGAACAGCTCGAACTATTCGTCATACAGATACAGTGATGATCAGGCCGGTGAGCTACCAGTGGCATTCGTCTTAAGGCGCTTTGGCAGTGATTTAAGCGAGGCACAGATCAAAGCCTTCGTAGCTGAACAGGTAAAATTGTGTGCTTTTGAGTCTGTGGTTTACCGTCAATGCAGGCTGTGTGATGGCGGCCCAGGCTAATGGCTGTCATGTATCATCACAGGTTGTGCACTATAAGCGGATACAccatgttttctttgtggattccATACCCAGAAATGCTGCAGGAAAGATCCTGCGGAAGGACTTGGTAAAGTCGATGTTGCATCCAATTAGCTCCAAGCTGTAAAATGTGTCTGTCCGTATCATTAAGCCATTCCTGCTTGAGGATTATCTCCCTACGTACCAAAGAGTAAGTAGAGTACATGATGTTTTTTGGCCTGCGTACTGTCTCCGACTCTCCGTAATTTATCCCTACTGTTTTGGACAGGAGACAATGAATTTATAGAACTTGGGTGCAACCGAGCACGCGAATTCTTCAACCGTTTTGTGTGACGCACCTGTAATAGGCTAGAGGGTCGTTGATCTTTTCTAGCcttacttttattttatttgtaaaaATATAGCAACTGTTTAGCAAGTCCGCAAACGCAGTATGAGATCAGGCTGTGTTTTCCTCTGTTAACATGTGTAGTTTTCTTATCCCTGATTGGtcattgcaaaaaaaaaactccctcGGTTCCGTATGAACTGTTACGACATCTTATAAAACGGAAACGAAGGAGTACTATTTAGTGCAGCCTGGTTCACTCTTTTCCATGCAGAGGCCGGAGCTTTCAAcctctttttaaaaaaaagtgcagTCTTGTTCACTATCTTTCTCTTTATGTTTGTGTGTGCGGGTGGGGGAACATATCTTGCAATAATCATGGTGGACTGATCGAAGTCATAACATgctactctctctgtttcataactcttgtctcaaatttgcctaaaaatggatgtatctattcctaaaaagtgtccagatacatgtaatattttgataagaattatgaaacggagggagagTAGCTTTCAACGACTAAATTGCACTCAGTACATCAAGTGTTGCTGCTGTCCCAATATTGACCTCTTCAGCGGTCAGCACCTTCTCTTCCAGTACGAGCAGTGCCGTCGTTGGAAGCATCTGCAGATATTTCTAGCATTTGAATTTTCATGGAGAAGCagccaaaagaaaagagaaaaaacttGACCGCCAACATGTTTTGCACAT
The Brachypodium distachyon strain Bd21 chromosome 2, Brachypodium_distachyon_v3.0, whole genome shotgun sequence genome window above contains:
- the LOC100838892 gene encoding 4-coumarate--CoA ligase-like 7 — encoded protein: MAPPAAVDPRSGYCADTGTFHSLRAPVPLPPPDLPLSFPAFAFSLLPSPLPTRPALIDSATGEAVPFPAFLARVRALAAHLRASLSLARGDVAFVLAPPGVHVPVLCHALMAVGAVVSPANPALTAGEVAGLVALSKPSVAFAVSSTVGKLPPELSTSAVLLDSPRFLSFLQRPAGAHATAVIHQSDPAAILYSSGTTGRAKAVVLTHRNLMLARTVPAPPPDDVPMLAVPMFHIYGFVFCLIAAMSAQTLVLHTARRFNARDVLAAVGRFRVTRLALAPAALMAVVRTAEEDRSVVAAASTLQTVLCGGAAVPAELIRRFPEKFPRAVVAQGYGLTEATAGFVRAIGAEEVRRIGSVGRLNWGTEAKIVDPETGDALPPGLPGELWVRGHFVMKGYHGDKEATSAILDSEGWLKTGDVCRIDRDGFLFVVDRLKELIKCKGYQVAPAELEGLLQAHSDIDEAAVVGYSDDQAGELPVAFVLRRFGSDLSEAQIKAFVAEQVVHYKRIHHVFFVDSIPRNAAGKILRKDLVKSMLHPISSKL